The proteins below are encoded in one region of Amycolatopsis acidiphila:
- a CDS encoding YeiH family protein — translation MAVDSKVAGIRPDTSWAGSLARPVPGLAVAVVVAAVATVAGRFVPLVGGPVFGIVLGAIAGAAVPALRGPRWRAGYAVAARPVLQSSIVVLGTGLSLRQVVVVGRSSLPVMLGTLAVALGGAWLLGRLLGVRGDTRTLIGVGTGICGASAIAATSAVIKPKQAEVAYAVGTIFTFNIAAVLLFPPLGHLLGMSPHSFGLWAGTAINDTSSVVAAAFAYGGDAGSYGIVVKLTRTLMIIPVVLTLALLAARREANLAAAGGGARFRLRDMPWRKIVPLFLIGFLAAAALDTLGVIPASWHPALSALGTFLITTALAGIGLSLRLADVRAAGHRPLVLGALLWLAVAASSLGLQALTGTL, via the coding sequence GTGGCGGTCGACAGCAAGGTCGCCGGGATCCGGCCGGACACCTCCTGGGCAGGCTCGCTCGCGCGGCCCGTACCGGGGCTGGCGGTCGCGGTCGTCGTCGCGGCGGTCGCCACGGTGGCGGGCCGGTTCGTGCCGCTGGTCGGCGGCCCGGTCTTCGGCATCGTGCTCGGCGCGATCGCCGGCGCGGCCGTCCCGGCGCTGCGGGGGCCGAGGTGGAGGGCGGGCTACGCGGTCGCGGCCAGGCCCGTGCTGCAGTCGTCGATCGTCGTGCTCGGGACAGGGTTGTCGCTGCGGCAGGTCGTCGTGGTCGGCCGCAGTTCGCTGCCGGTCATGCTGGGCACGCTGGCCGTAGCGCTCGGCGGCGCGTGGCTGCTGGGCCGGCTGCTGGGGGTGCGGGGCGACACCCGGACGCTGATCGGGGTGGGCACCGGGATCTGCGGTGCGTCCGCGATCGCCGCGACGAGTGCGGTCATCAAGCCGAAGCAGGCGGAGGTCGCCTACGCGGTGGGCACGATCTTCACCTTCAACATCGCCGCGGTGCTGCTGTTCCCGCCGCTGGGGCATCTGCTCGGCATGAGCCCGCACTCGTTCGGCCTGTGGGCGGGTACCGCGATCAACGACACGTCCTCGGTCGTGGCCGCCGCGTTCGCCTACGGCGGCGACGCGGGGAGCTACGGCATCGTCGTCAAGCTCACCCGGACCCTGATGATCATCCCCGTCGTGCTCACGCTCGCGCTGCTCGCGGCCCGGCGGGAGGCCAACCTCGCCGCGGCCGGCGGCGGTGCGCGGTTCCGGCTACGGGACATGCCCTGGCGCAAGATCGTGCCGCTGTTCCTGATCGGGTTCCTCGCCGCCGCGGCCCTGGACACGCTCGGGGTGATCCCCGCGTCCTGGCACCCGGCACTCTCGGCCCTGGGCACGTTCCTGATCACCACCGCGCTGGCCGGCATCGGCCTGTCCCTGCGCCTGGCCGACGTGCGCGCGGCCGGGCACCGGCCACTGGTGCTCGGCGCCCTGCTGTGGCTGGCCGTCGCCGCCTCCAGCCTGGGCCTGCAAGCGCTCACCGGCACGCTCTGA